ACAATATGAAACACTCTGAAATATACTAGACGAAAAGTGAGTAGTCACCTAAAACGAACGCATGTGTCACTCTAGAGTCAGAGATAATAGATATGCAATCAAGAGCACCAATACATCAAAGCAAAAGCATAGTGTGGCATACAAGAAGGCAAATATTGAGCATCACGACTGCAACTGGAAAGCAAAAGAGATCTAAGCACGAGGCTGTCAAAAAGTTTATCAAATAGATTAAATCATCAATCGAATAAGATAATCTTTTAAAGGACCCAAAACACAACCCTCACAACAATCCTCAGACACTGTTGTAACctcaaattattgaaaatcaCAATTACCGCAGCGGAGCTATAATCAAATTTTCTGAAGAAAGAGGGGTTTATACTGAAGCTGCCGGCACTCGGTAAATTAGCATTGAATTCGGGCCACTgcaaaaacacaaacaataaaattgaacTCGCATAATTAATAGGGGTACAAgttattgaaaacaaaattaggCATGTCCACAGAATCCAAAAGCAGAGCATGTCTGTCCGAATATTTGGACTTAGTCAAAGGCAGGTAAAGATAATTCAATCCTCCATTATAGGATGGATTAAAGAATCAAAGCAAAGGCAGTACTGTATCACTTCCAAATTGGCTTTTcaagtaaataaaaagagtTGGATTTGTGCTTTATCTTAAGGCGCACACATTCTTGTCcctcataattattttttccagCCTCTCAACCAACATACTCCAACAACTGTTGGTTATTTAAGgttgaatatattttgaaaaacaacACCAACCTGACAACAGCAGTCAGCAGCAACACTTAAAACTGGATATATCCCTTAATCATGGGAGGCTTATGCTAGGAACTTAGAACATGGGCAAGcaataaaatattcttataGTACAGCTTGTACACGAAGAcagattacaaaattagattCCATTTTCCATCACACAAAGTAGTCATTTGAGATGAATGCTCAATGAAAAACTCCAAATGGAAAATTTGAAGGTTTTTGGAGCATTATTATCATCTCAGGAATAGGTTGAAGATTAGAATCAGATTTTGCACAATCATTATCCAATACTTATTGTATGGAAGGAGCTACTGAACACCCAATATAGAGAGCAATACCTTTAATGTACTCAGATATTCAACCAGGTCATTTTCAAATGCACATCCCTTACTAGCATTGTTTTGATCTTTCCATGGAAAATCTTGCATCCACAATCCCTGAGTTTTGTTGTTCCAGTCAACATATATCAAGTTTGCAGTATGCACAATAACGCGTACTCCTCGAGGATAGACAAGAAGCATTGCTTTTGAATGGTGTGTTCCATATGAAATGGGCAACGGAGGCTTGTGGAGAATCCAGTTAGGAGGCTTCTTTCTCTAAGAAGAATAGAGAAAAGAAGTTGAATCAAATACAACACCACTCCATCAAAACTTATACAATAGACAAGTCAACCTTCATATGTGCAAGCGTACCATCACCTTCCCCATGGATGACAAGTACATGGTGGACTCTTTTAAGCATCGGACATTCTTCATAAATGTAAATGAGCTAATCAGCATACAATACACGGAAGCTATAACACAATctcaataaagaaaaaagggcATCGGCATGTATCCTTAAATAAAATGCGACAGCTATCCCATGGTCAGCAAACCTAGTGGAATGGATCCACATCATTTTGCTAGAATAATCCACAACTGAAGTCGATGAACATGATAAATGGCATTAAATCCACCAATCATGAATTGTATTCGCTTCAATCACAGTCTTATTAACAGGAATGCAGGATAAGCTAACAAACAAACCAACAAGCTCAAGATACTATTATTAAGCTCATAAATGACAAATGgattttcttttacttgttGCAGAATGTCTCTTACCACTAGCTTCTGTTAAATCATAGATTACTTagataacaaaaatatagagatGGCACATTTGTAGAGCTTGCATAGGGAAAATGAAGTATTAACAATCAGACAGCAAGGGTTACCAAATGTACACACtattagggtttagggtttagcaATAAACACCCACCTGAGAGTAGCCAATCAATGTCAACCATATAATTTGACAAGACAGCCATAAGCACGTTCCCCTtcagaacaaaacaaaaaacagcATCATTAAGATGGTGAAGGAAACAGAATGGTCCCCTAATCAAAGCTTCCTGGATCAAGGGTTACCAAATGTACACACTATTGCAGGATCACATTCTAAGCTTCTAACAAGAGACATCTAGACTACTGTGGTCTAAAGCTTGTAGAACTTTACCTTAATCACATCATTGATAGAAACAGCATTAGTGTTTGCCCATTCTGGCAATTGTTGCACTTGCAATAGCCTAAAAGTTAAAGGTAGCTTATTCTTagaaattcgaaaattcctaaTTCCCTCAATCAAAGTGTTGGGCTCTTGATTAGCACGCTGCAGAACATCCTGCACACCAGGACCAGAATAGTTGAAAATAACAGTTTCAAATGCAGGTAAGCAGACCATAAAAACAAAGACAGTACATGTGAATTTTCAGCTAGTGCTTCTTCCTCAGGAACTCTGTGCACCCTTTTCCTACTTTGAGCAAGCTGTTTGCCCTTACTACTTTCTTCACCTAAAGGCCTTTTGTCTCTAGTAGTAGTTGGGTTCCTTCCCTCCGTAGTATTATCAGCCGCTACATACTTAAAAAGGTAATGCCCAGGTATTAGCTCTATAACATCACCATTTCGAATTTTCCATTTTGCTCCAGTCAAAAGCTTATTTCTTTGACCTTTGGATTGTATGACAACCGGGTTCGATCCTTCCTacattattcaataattaatactattcagaagaaaataattaacagATCATGCATGTAGCGCGGAGCCTAAATAAATACAGCAAAGAAAACTTGATGAAAGGGGGAAATGAGAGTGTGCAGAAGGTTAAAGATTCAAGTACCAGCAGTGGAggcatcaattttttttaatatatttacaaatagagagagagagaaacgtACGACGAGAATATCAGCAGAGCCATCAGCAGAGATGGTAACCGCAATATGTCTCCGGCTGAGACGCTTATCGGCAACCGGAGTGATGTCGCGGCCTATGTAAGTGGTGTCATGTGAAAGtacaatttttgaaattgaacACTTCTCTTCCTTCGAATTGCCATTTAAAGGCACCAAGAAGCCGCCCTTGCCAAACCAAAGgaaaaaatacttataaattatcAACCGataatctcaaaataaagCTCGAGAATCGATTAAACACAATCGTGTACCAGTGGAGCAGCGGCCATTGTTGATTCTGTGCTTAAGGTTATTGATCAAGAGCGTACAGAAGAAGGAGGTTGTGGAATTGGGGAAGAGATTTATGTACGACGACTGTATTCTTTTCGAATCAGTAACGCAAAACTATAATTCGAGAAACCAATATTGAAATCATTATGTTTATTAATTAGGctttattgttttcattttactaataatttaatgagTAGACTGAGTTTAAGTGTATATTGGCAATCTAATTATCAGTCTGGATTATGATTAAAAAAGCGAATTAAGACAcgatttatgatttatgatgGTAGTTCTATAAGTCGGTTGGGTTAGTTCCTTACAAAATTGATCAACTTAGCTACGCCACGATTAAAAAAGCGAATTAAGACATCGGACATACTACAagacaaattaataaaattctaattattgCCAACAGTTCAgtaactataataattattgcATCCATTCCTGTAATATGTTGTGTTGTTCGTGTATTGAGTAGCTGGTTGGGGTTGGAGGGATCCTGCCCAGGCCCAGTGCTGtgtaaataatataagtgATTAAGTTATTGCTACATTGACTATCAAAATTCCACCAAAATTCTCTCGGAAGTAAAATAGAACCAAGGCAACCAAATGCTGCAGTTGTATCTTAAGACTCTCGGGGTTATCTCCTATCTTCGGCGCTTTGATTCTTTCCTCATCTCGGCGCGGTAGCTATCCAAGTTGGCTTTTACCCACAGACGTCTTTGGACAAGGTCGTCCTTCGTTGATTCACCTGATACACCCCCAAACTCAAGTTAGCAGAGTATTAGAATAATCGCTTCAACTCATTACTGGTTAGAGCTCAATACTAGTCAATATGTTAGTACTATTTGTTTGGTATGCAGAATGCCAAACAGAAACCATAACCATGTCTAGGTTACAAATATGGTATCTCACAAATTTACATCAGATTCAAGAACAAATTTGCAGAAAGGTGGAGCAATATAAAGAACTCAACATAGGCAGATAAACAATATCGACAGGGAATAAAGCAAGAGGAAGATTATTGGCAGACAAAGTATCATTACCTATGTCTCTCCACGAGTCAAAAGGTACCCCAAGAGATCTTCTAGTAAGATAGGAGGCATCTTCCCAAGAATATGGTTTTTGTTTCACCTGGTACCGCCACAACCAATGCCCATACCATAACAACAGTTGTATACAAAATGAATCATATATAATTAgcaggagtaatatttttctagTTGTGATGTAGGCCGAATCTAGTAGAGgacaaatatgattaaaataaacagATTTGACAGAAATGATAATGTTTCTCAATATAAGGTATATAAGGAAATGCAACTGTAAAAAATAACCTTTCCCATAGTGTAAGGCAGTAAAATGACACGAACATCAAGAAGCTCCCAAAGAGAAGGCTTTTCAGCTCCTTTTATCTGCAGCTCAAGTTCCTTGCTCAGATCCTCCACCAATTGCCTACAAAGAAAGTATACTCACTTCAACTTGGATGGCTTCTGGAAAATTTGTTTTGACAAGATATTTTCCACATTATTAGCAACAAAGGCTATAGATATAGCCACCAGAGGAAATATAGGATAAGCGTTCACTTATgatacaaaaaaagaaatatcatAGATGATAGGACAGAGAGATCTACTGAAAGCACAACTATCAAATAATCAACAGTCACAAGAAAATATAAGGCAGGTCATACTTGTTCAGCTGCTTGTTACCCTTCTTCTTGTTTGTTACTCCCCCAGTGCGTTCAAGTTCCATAGCTTTTAGCTTATTTTTATAAGCTGGAGTCTTCTTCACCATGTCAATGgcctaaaacaaaataatttatcagCAGCAGAGACTGAAGCAATAATTTCAGCAGATAATGCTTTAAGCTTTAAGATAGGCACTACAAAGTGAAACATTTCTTCCAGTAAACTTTATCCCACTGATTTCATTTTGCATGACATATAGAAACTTCTGTTACCTGGTTATACCCTGTCCATTGGTTAAGATACTGAAATCCTGAGAGAATCAAAAGAAATAGTTAACATCCAATATGCTCGATAGaagaatttcaaaaaaataagttcaaaattcaaatactaGGATCAATCTGTAACAACGGGACTAAACAAAATAGAATACATCATTAAGAGTAACTTACTGTCTTATGACCGTAGTAAGCATTGTAGTACCTTGCCGTATTGTAGAATACCTAAACAAGGAGTAAAGAAGcattataaatacaaatacaaattcaaattaaaacagTATTATGAATGTATAGAAGAGAAACAAGCCAATTTCTGGCAGAGGATTGCATTAATGACAATAGTTTCATCATCAAGTATGTTGATTATCAATGCACTTTGAGCATTCAAGGAGTATCAAAGAGAAAGGGGAAAAGCAGTAATACCAAATATTGATGCTTCCAACCAAAATTTCTTTTCCCTGGTAATTTTACATGATGACATACATATGGGCATTCTCTTTAGTTCATTAGCTCTAACTTTATCATAAGGAAAGGAggaataagaaaattttatcacattttaGCAGTCACCATTTTAGTATCACATGATAATATAATCAGGaattttagtgaaattaaagaaaagggGTGGCATGAATGTTAATTCCATCTTTCGTTGGGGAAATTATACACCCTATATAACATGTGaaaatagtggaatatggTGAAAATATATGATTTCACCTTTTCCTATCAAAGAGAACACACCCATAGAAGTCAAAGCTCTGACTATGAAATAGAATCTGGAATGTTACTTACAGAAAAAACCAAATGCGGGGTAGCAGGGGAGTGGGTCACATAAGGTATTGTGAATTACAAGGCAGAAAGAAGTGTATATAAAACCAAGATTGCCAAATCACTGACTGTGTGATCAGGTACTGTAATAAACATCAAtcaattaacaaatttaaCGAGTCAAGCCAGAAAATAAATCATCACCAGAAAACTTATTGTTTAAGAGAGAGCTTGTAGTAAGCTTTCTTGATCTCGGAGGCATTGGCGCTTTGAGTGACCCTTTAATTACAATGTAAACgggataatttttttttttttaacaaaatccataaaataagcgaaaatggagagagaagtGATTGCGTATCTTCCGTAGCAATCGTCTTCGTCACAGTAGATGGAAAGAGATGGTTGAATGAGGAGGAAGAGCAGGAAGATCAATGTGAGAAGGCTCCAGCGGTTAGAAGTTAATGGCTCCATTAGCCGCCGTATTGACTAGGGTCTGCGCCCAGAATTGGGAGTTTGTTAGTCGTATTTTTCTCGCGGGCgctacaaagtgttaaaagtacTATTATATCCTCCTTCGTAAATAACTGTGCCTTCTCTCTCAAGTCTCGGCTAATCTCGCACCACAATAGTTTTCCATAAGAGGATCCACAATAGTGGATTAGCCGACGCTAATCGACGCCCTAGCGCCAGCGTGCAGCTAGTCCGCTATTTCGTTGGGCCAGCCCTAGAGCTAGGACGTGGACTGTGGGAAGGGCATAATGATGTGGCAAGAGCAGTTTTTGACTAAGCTATTGCTAGTCTATGTCTATTGTGGATGATAAGTGTTAGTATTTTCATTGCTAACTCCAACCATATACTATCatctactccatccgttccatagtaatagagtcattttgtcattttggtacgttctatagtaatagagtcatttctctttttagtaaaagtcaacacattttttcacacctactttactctctcttacttttttctctcttcatctctctacccttttcatttttcaatttactctccatttacttaactcacctaacacaattttttttaatctctgtgccgaaaagaaacgtctccattactatggaacagagggagtactaatttataaaatatttgaattttaaatatctcaatttaaataattttatgaaattggaAACTAATAGAAGAATGGCAAGTTGCAagtacatactccctccgtcccaataaatatgaaacatttggttttcggcacgggattttatgtagtgttgttttgtgagttaatgaagagagagtaaagtaagagagaggaaaaagtagagagagtgatgtttccattttagaaaacgttttatttttagtgggacaactcaaaaaggaaaatgttgcatttctaatgggacagacgGAGTATAAGACAGTAGGTTAAATTTGTAGTCTGTGGTTGTTTgccacaaaaatttaaatttctaaaaaaaactGATTCTTATCTTAATTCGTATATTTAGAGACTTAATCCTAAAAATAGTTGTAGCCAATCATGACGTTGCTTCCTATTTAGAACTGTTCCTATTACTAGTCTTAGTGCCAATTAGCCTATTAAGATAAGTAGGGAGTACTGGATGGATACTTTTCATGTTGGGCCAATTATTTCAGATAATGTTGTGGATTACATTAAGAGAAGCTTCCCATTGATTAGAAGAGCTTGGGCCACAATGGAAAAGTACAAAGATGAGCATAGATTAGACAGTAGAGTTTGAGCCACGAAGAGAGTACAAGCATGAGCTATGGTCTATCTGCATTTACCAAAATAAAACTGGCCCATGCACTAATAATTCTAAAGTGATAATATGAGTTCACAAATAATAtcttagaccatctccaaccatacaccaaaactcatttttggtgtaaaaatcatctccaaccatacaccaaactcaaattcatttttgggattttCTAAGGATTTACACTAAATATGGCGTAAACACTAAAAATTTGGTGTATGATTCAAGTTTGGCGTAAATgattagaataaaattatttttgatgtTGACGTATAtccaaaaatgggtttgagtttggtgtaaatggttggagataaCTCAAAACGAAATTTAAAAGTGATAATATGAGTACACTCCCggccctccgtcccagttgaGATGaaccatttcttttttgcatctattttggaaaaattataataaatactactccccccgtccaccaaaatttgtctcatttttccatttccatccgtcccccaaaatttgttccatttcgcttttaccatttttggtattggacctcatattccactaactcattcctactcacattttattataaaactaatatataaaagtaggacccacaatccactaactttttcaactcactttctattacatttcttaaaacccgtgcccggtcaaaccgggacgaattttcgtggacggatggagtaatagttaaagtggagagaaagtaaaataaaaaagaataacatAGAGGAGAGTCtattctacattattctttctcttactttgatttctcttcattttaactatttattactattatttttcgAAACAAGCGgcgaaaaaaaagaaatcattttAACCAGAATAGAGGGATTGTGAAATAAACCAAATGgcgaaaaaaataagaaattgcctctttaattaattaggaagTCGATGGAATGTCTTGGCGCCAAAAAATTTGCAATTCCCTTATTTATCTTTACCGAAAATAATGTTTGATGATTTTGactttataagaaaataaacaattgctttttctaaattatttccattacaaaatatttgaactgaccaaattttcattaaataattaaaaacataaacatatagacttttttaaaaagagaaaaagataagaaaaatattttttaaaataattaaaagagatTCCATCTTttccaattattatttttatttttaactataaGATATGATTGCtgaattcatgaaaaaaataaattataaaattgatcgTGGAAAAACATTCGATTCTCATGTTAAtgaagtatataattaatagtatatatattttgtgagggaaatgataaaaagaaaaaataatgcaaaattatcTTATTCGGAAAAATTTGCATCCCTCGGTCTCAGGTTTTGATAGTTAAGCGAATTTAATCTCATATTCtgaaatttcttgaaattggGAAGTGGATCAGTAGGGCatgaaataatcaataatgCTCCTCAAATTGGGAACGTGTAAGCCTAAAGTCTACATGTCGCTTAGTATACATTGATTCATTATTGTGAAATACTCACaacaataatttcaaaaaacaatttcctccaataaaattaaattaggagTTGATGCGGGAAAAAAGATCtgaattcatatttcatttatgcccccattatttagaatattagggcaaaatataaatctgaCACCTGGATGAGTTACCTGGCCAATGATTTATCATTTGATAGGTTAGTGTGAGCACATGTCTTTATCACTTTTGTATTACAATTGTGACAGTACGATAATCTGTCAATAATTctaatgtaattttgatgatatctactgcctccgtcccccaaattttgacacagtttactattttggtctgttccaaaaattttgacacacttcacttttatcatttttggtaatgaatcatatattccactaactcattactactcacattttattataaaactaatactttaaaagtaggacccacatcccaccaactttttcaactcactttccattacatttcttaaagcccgtgtcggatcaaagtgtgtcaaaatttgggggacgggaGGTACTAGAATTTACGTTAGGTTAAGTTGAATGAGCTAGATATGATACGTCATGAGTTGGGCCAACATGTGAATAATAGAAGTGAGACAGGTACGAATACATTATAAATGGTGgtaaaatataatgataatatataaGAAAGAGTATAAAGGGATATGAGAGGTTGAAATGGGAAAGGGAGGAGGGGGTCACAACTGACACATGTAGTTGAAGCACATGAAGTCCCTCGAAGGGTCTCGTGCTACACCTCTTTGAAATTTTGGATGTGGTGCATTACCTCACGTGGGATTTGAGGTTTAAGCATGTGACGAAGACTATTTTCTTACATATAGTCACGTGTCCGTGTCCGTGCCGACATGGATTCAGATACTATATATGCCGGTTATTACCGTTGGGTCCGACTCTCTTTATGTCCCTTCTCCCAATTACATGCTGGAATTACACTTTTctcattatccaaattaaagaAACTTCAACTGCAGCTTGGATATTATGCATCACTCTGCTGGGGACTCTATTAGCTACAGAGTTAGGGATTGATCAACTGTTGACATGACATATATCAATTAGGGTTATGCTAAAAGTCATTTGAATTAGCTTATATCTTGGGAAAGAGGAAATAAATGTTTAAACTCTAATTGTCTCAtaagagtatttattttgtgatcAAAGTGAAAAGGAGTTTCTTATGCAATTTACTATTACACCAATCACTATTCTATAGTTTTGTGATTAACTTTAGTTATTTAGTGGAAGAAGAGTTTTAAAGGTTGGTAATAGTGTAATTGAAGAACTGTGtctgtattgatattttcggTAGTAGGTTGCgggttttcaaaatttggaggTTTTTACGTTAAATTATTGTCTTGGTGACTTATGTTATCTTCTTATTATTCCCTTTGTCCCACTATAAGCATCTTGTATTTTGTTTGGACGTTCTACCTAAAACAAGCCATAAtcttttttgataaaatatattaccaacataattatgttattttattttattctctccatttaCTATCTAAACATCagtttcttaaatctcatggaaaaaaaatgtctcgTATATggcgggacggaggaagtatatttttttattttttccaagaATGAATGGACAATTGACTTTCCAGCATTAATGAATTAAGAAACACCTTCACCCATT
The nucleotide sequence above comes from Salvia hispanica cultivar TCC Black 2014 chromosome 5, UniMelb_Shisp_WGS_1.0, whole genome shotgun sequence. Encoded proteins:
- the LOC125186461 gene encoding tyrosyl-DNA phosphodiesterase 1 isoform X1, with product MAAAPLGGFLVPLNGNSKEEKCSISKIVLSHDTTYIGRDITPVADKRLSRRHIAVTISADGSADILVEGSNPVVIQSKGQRNKLLTGAKWKIRNGDVIELIPGHYLFKYVAADNTTEGRNPTTTRDKRPLGEESSKGKQLAQSRKRVHRVPEEEALAENSHDVLQRANQEPNTLIEGIRNFRISKNKLPLTFRLLQVQQLPEWANTNAVSINDVIKGNVLMAVLSNYMVDIDWLLSECPMLKRVHHVLVIHGEGDGTLAHMKRKKPPNWILHKPPLPISYGTHHSKAMLLVYPRGVRVIVHTANLIYVDWNNKTQGLWMQDFPWKDQNNASKGCAFENDLVEYLSTLKWPEFNANLPSAGSFSINPSFFRKFDYSSAAVRLIASVPGYHSGSHLSKWGHMKLRTVLQECTFENQFEKSNLIYQFSSLGSLDEKWMTELAFSMSAGMKEDKKPLGLGKPLIIWPSVEDVRCSLEGYAAGNAIPSPLKNVEKKFLQKYWARWKSSHAGRCRAMPHIKTFMRYSGQNIAWLLLTSSNLSKAAWGALQKNNSQLMIRSYELGVLFLPFARKCEYSFSCTDDGLPPKDELASSLSLEMKPTKLVSLVWKGEENEECGEVIRLPVPYELPPRPYSSGDTPWSWDRRYTEKDVYGQVWPRQVELYTSQAL
- the LOC125187290 gene encoding chaperone protein dnaJ 50-like isoform X2 encodes the protein MVKKTPAYKNKLKAMELERTGGVTNKKKGNKQLNKQLVEDLSKELELQIKGAEKPSLWELLDVRVILLPYTMGKVKQKPYSWEDASYLTRRSLGVPFDSWRDIGESTKDDLVQRRLWVKANLDSYRAEMRKESKRRR
- the LOC125187290 gene encoding chaperone protein dnaJ 50-like isoform X1, with amino-acid sequence MPPRSRKLTTSSLLNNKFSGILQYGKAIDMVKKTPAYKNKLKAMELERTGGVTNKKKGNKQLNKQLVEDLSKELELQIKGAEKPSLWELLDVRVILLPYTMGKVKQKPYSWEDASYLTRRSLGVPFDSWRDIGESTKDDLVQRRLWVKANLDSYRAEMRKESKRRR
- the LOC125186461 gene encoding tyrosyl-DNA phosphodiesterase 1 isoform X2; translation: MALLIFSSKDRTRLSYNPKYVAADNTTEGRNPTTTRDKRPLGEESSKGKQLAQSRKRVHRVPEEEALAENSHDVLQRANQEPNTLIEGIRNFRISKNKLPLTFRLLQVQQLPEWANTNAVSINDVIKGNVLMAVLSNYMVDIDWLLSECPMLKRVHHVLVIHGEGDGTLAHMKRKKPPNWILHKPPLPISYGTHHSKAMLLVYPRGVRVIVHTANLIYVDWNNKTQGLWMQDFPWKDQNNASKGCAFENDLVEYLSTLKWPEFNANLPSAGSFSINPSFFRKFDYSSAAVRLIASVPGYHSGSHLSKWGHMKLRTVLQECTFENQFEKSNLIYQFSSLGSLDEKWMTELAFSMSAGMKEDKKPLGLGKPLIIWPSVEDVRCSLEGYAAGNAIPSPLKNVEKKFLQKYWARWKSSHAGRCRAMPHIKTFMRYSGQNIAWLLLTSSNLSKAAWGALQKNNSQLMIRSYELGVLFLPFARKCEYSFSCTDDGLPPKDELASSLSLEMKPTKLVSLVWKGEENEECGEVIRLPVPYELPPRPYSSGDTPWSWDRRYTEKDVYGQVWPRQVELYTSQAL